One window of the Sphaerochaeta associata genome contains the following:
- a CDS encoding HAD hydrolase-like protein codes for MNFKLAIFDLDGTLMNTSPGIFASANATVVQLGLEPEHDPRQLSKFIGPPITQCFVKVYDLDPALIEQAVILYRKEYDEHGRFNAEPYEHIVETLEELKKRGYLLAVGTLKYEKLAQQMMEHFGLAPYFDSIRGADASSTLSKADIVRKVLDDLGVAQSDAVLIGDTTHDQKGAIEAGIAFIAVDWGFGFPKGMEREPSMYAMAREVEDLVTLL; via the coding sequence ATGAATTTCAAACTTGCCATATTCGATTTGGACGGAACCCTGATGAACACATCACCAGGAATATTCGCATCTGCTAATGCTACTGTTGTGCAACTTGGATTGGAGCCGGAGCATGATCCCAGGCAACTGAGCAAGTTCATCGGTCCACCCATTACACAGTGTTTTGTGAAAGTATACGACCTCGATCCTGCATTGATCGAGCAGGCTGTGATTCTCTATCGCAAGGAGTACGACGAGCATGGGAGATTCAATGCAGAGCCGTACGAACACATTGTGGAAACCTTGGAAGAGCTGAAGAAGCGCGGGTATTTGCTTGCTGTGGGAACACTGAAGTATGAAAAGCTTGCACAGCAAATGATGGAACACTTTGGTCTTGCTCCGTACTTTGATTCCATACGGGGAGCTGATGCTTCCTCCACATTATCCAAAGCCGATATCGTCCGCAAGGTTCTGGATGACCTGGGTGTTGCACAATCCGATGCTGTGCTAATCGGAGATACAACGCACGACCAAAAAGGAGCAATCGAGGCAGGCATTGCCTTCATTGCAGTAGACTGGGGCTTCGGATTTCCCAAGGGAATGGAGAGAGAACCTTCCATGTATGCGATGGCTCGTGAGGTGGAGGACCTGGTTACGCTTTTGTAA
- a CDS encoding inositol monophosphatase family protein — MNNKDLIARHLEVALQAARLAGSYVLEAGKNPNIQVHDKHQNDFVTDADRACEQLIISTIRQTFPDDRIFGEETGTSGCGGHGRWILDPIDGTTNFFRSLPNYTISIAWELEPYHPLVGVVYNPRQQELFWGSEGEGVYLNGQRITVSSVTDFSKALMVCVPPHRQHQLVDGYFETAKKLFLATSDFRSFGSCALELAYIAAGRLDGYYELCLGYYDMAAGMLLVREAGGLVESADPGQPFTDARCDLIASNGLIHSQILHKVHA; from the coding sequence ATGAACAACAAAGATCTCATTGCCCGCCATTTGGAGGTAGCCTTGCAGGCAGCTAGGCTTGCAGGTTCTTATGTCTTGGAGGCAGGGAAGAATCCCAATATCCAAGTACACGATAAACATCAAAACGATTTTGTCACCGACGCAGATCGTGCCTGTGAGCAACTCATTATTTCGACTATCAGACAGACATTTCCCGATGATAGAATTTTTGGAGAAGAGACGGGAACAAGTGGTTGTGGAGGTCATGGGCGTTGGATATTGGACCCAATTGACGGCACCACTAATTTCTTTCGCTCGCTGCCCAACTACACGATCAGCATCGCATGGGAGCTCGAGCCCTATCACCCCTTGGTGGGAGTGGTTTACAATCCAAGGCAGCAGGAACTCTTTTGGGGAAGCGAAGGCGAGGGAGTGTATCTGAATGGGCAGCGGATTACCGTGTCTTCTGTAACGGATTTTTCAAAAGCATTGATGGTCTGTGTCCCTCCTCATCGGCAACATCAGCTGGTCGACGGCTATTTTGAAACTGCAAAGAAGTTGTTTCTTGCAACCAGTGATTTCCGCTCCTTTGGTTCGTGTGCACTGGAACTTGCCTACATCGCAGCAGGCAGATTGGATGGGTACTATGAGCTTTGCCTCGGGTACTATGACATGGCAGCAGGCATGCTGCTGGTCCGCGAAGCAGGAGGATTGGTTGAGAGTGCCGACCCCGGGCAGCCGTTTACGGATGCCCGATGTGATCTGATTGCCTCAAACGGCTTGATTCACTCTCAGATTTTACATAAGGTGCATGCATGA